One bacterium genomic region harbors:
- a CDS encoding CDP-alcohol phosphatidyltransferase family protein, which yields MIAYIPNTLSLLRVLLFPVFIYFYHHQSFNLALIVLVFSMLSDFFDGYLARKYDVCSDLGALLDPIADKAFACFYYSFLYINHFIPWWLAFIVLIRNFSQLMSVPILSWWLKRLFKVKPKLLPKYITAVTFIYILIPLYAPEAFLNSIYHQWILVLVVVGEIKILMDYIPRLLQIALKKHDTFE from the coding sequence ATGATAGCTTATATTCCTAACACTTTAAGTCTTTTAAGAGTCCTTCTCTTTCCTGTTTTTATTTACTTTTATCATCATCAATCTTTTAATCTGGCCTTGATAGTTTTAGTTTTTTCAATGCTAAGTGATTTCTTTGATGGCTATCTAGCCAGAAAATACGATGTGTGCAGTGACTTAGGGGCTTTACTTGACCCCATTGCCGATAAAGCCTTTGCTTGTTTTTATTATAGCTTTTTGTACATCAATCATTTCATACCCTGGTGGCTTGCCTTCATTGTTTTAATCCGAAACTTTTCCCAATTGATGTCCGTTCCCATTTTATCCTGGTGGCTTAAGCGTTTATTTAAAGTTAAACCTAAACTTCTGCCCAAATATATTACGGCTGTGACCTTTATTTACATTTTAATCCCACTGTATGCCCCTGAAGCATTTTTAAATTCAATATACCATCAATGGATTCTTGTTTTAGTTGTTGTCGGAGAAATCAAAATTTTAATGGACTATATTCCAAGACTCCTTCAAATTGCGCTAAAAAAACACGATACCTTTGAATAA
- a CDS encoding GNAT family N-acetyltransferase, whose translation MMNSNEYKVLHETPTAQDYCDLRIKCGLSAKDFESVKTALPRSIYAVQIVHEGKMIAMGRIVGDGGCFVQVTDIAVDPEHQKKGLSKVIMQQIMDYIYKNIPKSCFVTLFADVDYLYQKFGFVVSEQSIGMKLQRS comes from the coding sequence ATGATGAACAGCAATGAGTATAAAGTTTTACATGAAACTCCTACAGCGCAAGACTATTGTGATTTAAGAATAAAATGTGGTTTGAGTGCTAAAGATTTTGAAAGTGTTAAAACAGCATTGCCCAGAAGCATTTATGCTGTGCAAATTGTTCATGAAGGTAAAATGATTGCTATGGGCCGGATTGTTGGCGATGGGGGATGCTTTGTGCAAGTAACTGATATCGCGGTAGATCCAGAGCATCAAAAAAAAGGTTTATCCAAAGTCATCATGCAACAGATTATGGACTATATTTATAAAAACATCCCCAAGTCATGTTTTGTGACTCTGTTTGCAGATGTTGATTATCTCTATCAAAAGTTTGGTTTTGTTGTGTCTGAACAATCTATAGGCATGAAATTGCAACGTTCGTAA
- a CDS encoding nucleoside:proton symporter — MNKVQAIIGILTFIFIAFALSENKKKALAWKLIVTCISLQLFMAFILQGSSWLQSILLGLNKGVLLIDAATQKGSSFMFGYLAGGDVPFVIQEGKSSFIIAFSVLPIVMVVSALSRVLFHWGVLQKIIHGLSLSIEKILKIDALSCFAVASSFFFGIIETPLLLRHYLLKMSRAQLFIMFTACMSTISGTVMVLYANVLQSIVDNPTGHIITASLMSLPAAIMFALIMVPYEETEEKNNSDIKIETTTNSALEALVEGCIEGIHMVFYIVAVIVTFFACIHIVDAALSLFGVIGINISLETILAYLFYPLCWLMGIPVSECWQAALLMANKLLLNEFVAFTQMATLPANSLSKTSYVILTYALCGFANLGSLGILTAGLAQIFADKKHRVLSLAPKSIVAGTLSTMSTGAIMAIFL; from the coding sequence ATGAATAAAGTACAAGCAATCATAGGTATTTTAACTTTTATTTTTATTGCATTTGCATTGAGTGAGAATAAGAAAAAAGCTCTAGCATGGAAGCTGATTGTAACATGTATAAGCTTACAACTTTTTATGGCTTTTATTTTACAGGGTTCTAGTTGGTTACAAAGTATTCTCTTAGGGTTAAATAAAGGAGTGCTGCTGATTGATGCTGCCACTCAAAAAGGCAGTTCATTTATGTTTGGTTACTTGGCTGGGGGAGATGTGCCTTTTGTTATACAAGAAGGTAAAAGCTCATTCATTATTGCATTCTCTGTATTGCCTATAGTCATGGTGGTGTCCGCTTTATCAAGAGTTTTGTTTCATTGGGGAGTATTACAAAAAATAATTCATGGTTTATCATTAAGTATTGAAAAAATTTTAAAAATAGATGCTTTAAGTTGTTTTGCCGTAGCATCCAGTTTCTTTTTTGGCATTATAGAAACCCCTTTGTTGTTAAGACACTACTTATTAAAAATGTCTAGAGCCCAGCTTTTTATTATGTTCACAGCATGCATGTCTACCATCTCTGGTACGGTGATGGTTTTGTATGCCAATGTTTTACAAAGTATTGTTGATAATCCTACCGGCCATATTATTACGGCTTCTTTGATGAGCCTGCCAGCAGCCATTATGTTTGCATTGATTATGGTGCCGTATGAGGAAACAGAAGAAAAAAATAATTCTGATATAAAAATAGAAACAACGACTAACTCTGCCTTAGAAGCATTGGTAGAAGGCTGTATTGAAGGTATTCATATGGTGTTTTATATTGTAGCGGTGATCGTCACATTTTTTGCTTGCATTCATATTGTTGATGCAGCGTTGTCATTGTTTGGTGTTATTGGGATCAATATAAGCTTAGAAACCATATTAGCGTATCTATTTTATCCCTTATGTTGGTTGATGGGGATTCCAGTTTCAGAGTGTTGGCAGGCAGCATTATTGATGGCGAACAAATTGTTACTCAATGAGTTTGTAGCGTTTACACAAATGGCAACCTTACCTGCTAATAGTTTAAGTAAAACATCTTATGTTATTTTAACTTATGCCTTGTGTGGTTTTGCCAACTTGGGTAGTTTGGGTATTTTAACCGCGGGCTTGGCTCAAATTTTTGCTGACAAAAAACATAGGGTTTTAAGTTTAGCACCTAAATCAATTGTAGCAGGTACTCTTAGTACCATGAGCACTGGAGCCATTATGGCTATTTTTTTATAG
- the hemG gene encoding protoporphyrinogen oxidase, whose product MSKPDAHKTQTLIVGGGLSGLSYAYYLKKKKPKHEITLLEKNSRLGGLIYTDTVDTPLGPCTLEYGPDSFLPKTSHILDLIDDLGLNDQLINIDPNYQRSYILHKGQLQATPLGFYLIAPKNITAFLKSPLLSWSGKLRVLAEVFISKGKDKDPSLEDFVVRRFGKELFEVIAQGMVSGIYTSDPKKLSLKATLPVFIELEQKYGSVILGLLKNSFTSKSSGPRYNLFYSLQNGMSQLIHALEKSLLEQGVHIQKNCLIKTVDKDEHGYIVTDQNNTQYATNTLVMANTLQSSSQLLAHCSPKLSDALQSIRTASSAIAILIYKKSDIENLPKAAGFIIPEIEQRKILACSFLNHKFPQRSPQDTVVCRVFMGGMNNESILNHSDQELMQLAHDELSDILGIKQAALFQTLQRWPRAMPQYEIGHAEKNTSIDKLNKSHPNIVLLGNHRNGVGLSDVIKQHFV is encoded by the coding sequence ATGTCAAAACCTGATGCACATAAAACTCAAACATTAATTGTTGGTGGTGGTTTATCAGGTTTAAGTTATGCCTATTATTTAAAAAAGAAAAAACCTAAACATGAAATCACTCTTTTAGAAAAAAATTCTCGTTTGGGCGGTCTTATCTATACAGATACCGTAGATACACCACTGGGACCTTGTACCCTTGAATATGGGCCAGACTCATTTTTACCTAAGACTTCTCATATTTTAGATCTAATTGATGATTTAGGTCTTAATGATCAACTCATCAACATTGATCCAAACTATCAACGCAGTTATATTTTGCATAAAGGACAACTGCAAGCTACACCGCTCGGCTTCTATTTGATTGCTCCTAAAAACATCACCGCTTTTTTAAAGTCGCCTTTACTCTCATGGTCAGGAAAGCTACGTGTGCTGGCTGAAGTTTTTATTTCTAAAGGCAAAGATAAAGATCCAAGCTTGGAAGATTTTGTTGTCCGTAGATTTGGTAAAGAACTGTTTGAAGTGATTGCACAAGGTATGGTTTCAGGCATCTACACATCTGACCCAAAAAAGCTCAGCTTAAAAGCCACCCTTCCCGTTTTTATTGAGCTTGAACAAAAATACGGTAGCGTTATTCTGGGCTTGCTCAAAAACAGCTTTACCAGTAAAAGCAGCGGCCCGCGTTACAATTTATTTTACAGTTTACAAAACGGCATGTCACAACTCATCCATGCTTTGGAAAAGTCTTTACTTGAGCAAGGTGTCCATATTCAAAAGAATTGCCTCATCAAAACTGTTGATAAAGATGAGCATGGCTATATCGTCACAGATCAAAACAACACCCAATATGCAACAAATACTCTGGTTATGGCCAACACTTTACAATCCTCTTCTCAATTGCTTGCACACTGTTCACCGAAATTATCTGATGCACTTCAATCAATTAGAACCGCTTCTTCTGCTATTGCGATATTGATTTACAAGAAATCTGATATTGAAAACCTTCCTAAAGCTGCCGGGTTTATCATTCCAGAAATAGAGCAAAGAAAAATTTTAGCCTGTTCTTTTTTGAATCATAAATTCCCCCAAAGATCACCACAAGACACAGTTGTTTGTAGAGTATTCATGGGTGGCATGAACAATGAATCTATTTTAAATCACAGTGATCAAGAGCTAATGCAACTTGCCCACGATGAACTGTCAGATATTTTAGGCATCAAGCAAGCAGCACTATTTCAAACACTCCAACGATGGCCCAGAGCCATGCCACAGTATGAAATTGGTCATGCTGAAAAAAACACTAGCATTGACAAACTGAATAAGTCTCACCCAAATATAGTTCTGTTGGGCAATCATCGTAATGGCGTTGGTTTATCGGATGTGATTAAACAACATTTCGTATAA
- the hemE gene encoding uroporphyrinogen decarboxylase codes for MSKEIEQSPFIQACFGQETPYTPVWIMRQAGRYQKEYRDIRAKHSFLELCKSPELVSEVTCLAVDMLNVDAAIIFADILLILESLGFDLDFLKGHGPTIHNPFRLGSTVEQLVEPDIKNNHVYLEQAVALTRKNLPTHIPLIGFAGSPFTVASYAIEGGSSKNFEHTKKLMRSDPETFIALLDQLTEATIDYMKLQLDAGANAIQLFDSWIGVLSPQEAQNFAVPFAKQIFDFVKMYAKNVPTIYFGVNTAHLIKSMKDAGSDVMGIDFRTPLNTMKQDLNLKAVQGNLDPVTLLCDTSVIEHELDHLLSSINNPNQGYIFNLGHGILPNTPVEHAQFLVKQVHQKTKR; via the coding sequence ATGAGTAAAGAAATAGAACAATCTCCATTTATTCAAGCTTGTTTTGGTCAAGAAACGCCTTATACCCCAGTCTGGATCATGCGCCAGGCGGGTCGCTACCAAAAAGAGTACAGAGATATTCGTGCAAAGCACAGTTTTTTAGAATTGTGTAAATCTCCCGAGCTGGTCAGTGAGGTGACCTGTTTGGCTGTGGACATGCTCAATGTTGATGCAGCCATTATTTTTGCAGACATCTTACTCATTTTAGAGAGCTTGGGTTTTGATTTGGATTTTCTCAAAGGACATGGACCAACCATACACAACCCATTTCGTTTAGGATCAACGGTTGAACAGCTGGTTGAGCCTGATATTAAAAACAACCATGTTTACCTTGAACAAGCCGTTGCCCTGACCCGTAAAAATTTGCCTACGCATATTCCACTCATTGGTTTTGCAGGCAGTCCTTTTACGGTAGCCTCCTATGCCATTGAAGGTGGATCATCGAAGAACTTTGAGCACACCAAAAAGCTAATGCGCAGTGACCCTGAAACCTTTATTGCCTTGTTGGATCAACTTACTGAAGCCACCATAGACTACATGAAGTTGCAGTTGGATGCCGGCGCCAATGCAATTCAACTGTTTGACAGTTGGATTGGCGTTCTTTCTCCACAAGAAGCTCAAAACTTTGCTGTGCCTTTTGCCAAACAAATTTTTGATTTTGTAAAGATGTATGCCAAAAATGTGCCTACCATCTACTTTGGCGTTAACACCGCCCATTTAATTAAAAGTATGAAAGACGCTGGCTCAGATGTTATGGGCATTGATTTTAGAACTCCACTCAACACAATGAAACAAGATTTAAATCTAAAAGCAGTTCAAGGAAATCTAGACCCTGTCACCTTACTTTGTGATACGTCCGTTATAGAACATGAGCTAGATCATTTACTTTCAAGCATAAATAATCCAAATCAGGGGTATATCTTTAACCTGGGGCATGGGATTTTACCCAATACGCCCGTTGAACATGCACAGTTTTTAGTTAAGCAAGTTCATCAAAAAACAAAGAGGTAA
- a CDS encoding nicotinate-nicotinamide nucleotide adenylyltransferase: protein MSDNINKTIGFFGGSFSPPHYGHFLAACYALKRYNLDEIWFCPTFKHALGKKSWDFDFRMQLCQTLIMDFEHPFHVSNIEASDATDGRTYNTLQLLKKQYPNNNFKLIVGSDILQQKDLWYRFDAIERDFGVCLVPRENYTQEKFAIPNFSSTAIREALSTQNQQVLEQLLPDKLIQLLQKNPQI from the coding sequence ATGTCAGATAACATCAATAAAACCATAGGATTTTTTGGTGGGAGCTTTTCTCCACCGCATTATGGCCATTTTTTAGCGGCTTGTTATGCCCTTAAACGATACAACTTGGATGAAATTTGGTTTTGCCCTACTTTTAAACATGCTTTGGGAAAAAAAAGTTGGGATTTTGATTTTCGCATGCAATTGTGTCAAACCTTAATCATGGATTTTGAACATCCGTTTCACGTGTCCAACATTGAAGCTTCCGACGCAACCGATGGAAGAACTTATAACACCCTTCAATTGTTAAAAAAACAATACCCCAATAACAATTTTAAATTGATTGTTGGCAGTGATATCTTACAACAAAAAGACCTTTGGTATCGCTTTGATGCTATAGAAAGAGATTTTGGTGTGTGCCTTGTCCCCCGTGAAAACTACACGCAAGAGAAGTTTGCCATTCCTAACTTCTCCAGTACAGCCATTAGAGAAGCCTTAAGCACTCAAAACCAGCAAGTATTAGAACAACTTTTGCCGGATAAACTTATCCAGCTTTTACAAAAAAACCCACAAATCTAA
- a CDS encoding outer membrane beta-barrel protein gives MKKINLTILLTILCLGLSSAQAGFYVRPTAGAVVPLSSNQNTQVSLGVTAGYQFVKIFAVEGSYSRFLENDPVPAANAYRLTGIARVPTGVFAPYASLGTGFISYDLPGSDSTYFTSLGAGVTVVKLFMFSANVGVEYLILDGADNLLEPRASIGVHF, from the coding sequence ATGAAAAAAATTAATTTAACCATACTACTTACAATTTTATGTTTGGGATTAAGCTCTGCACAGGCAGGTTTTTATGTAAGACCTACAGCAGGCGCTGTTGTTCCCTTGAGTTCTAATCAAAATACTCAAGTAAGCTTGGGCGTTACAGCAGGATACCAGTTTGTTAAAATCTTTGCTGTTGAAGGCAGTTATAGCCGTTTTCTAGAAAACGATCCTGTACCTGCAGCCAATGCTTATAGGCTAACAGGCATTGCCAGAGTGCCTACGGGTGTTTTTGCACCTTACGCTTCTTTAGGTACTGGATTTATTAGCTATGACCTGCCCGGCAGTGACAGCACTTATTTTACCAGTTTAGGTGCCGGTGTGACCGTGGTTAAGTTATTCATGTTTTCTGCCAATGTTGGGGTTGAGTACTTGATCCTGGATGGTGCGGATAATTTGCTGGAGCCTAGAGCCTCAATCGGCGTCCATTTCTAA
- the mtaB gene encoding tRNA (N(6)-L-threonylcarbamoyladenosine(37)-C(2))-methylthiotransferase MtaB, which yields MAQNTKKTLKTYTFGCKVNWFDSAQVESAVSQFKNWNIDAKSKNPDAVVINTCTVTESADKQARQLIRKVHRDTPNAKIIVTGCYAEADADRISQMPGVSDVVAIKDRPKINESLGLPSLTENDAFKTLAQTSQRTRAYLKMQDGCNAYCAFCVLPYVRGRSRSIDIKTLVELAQSYEQHGYKEMIITGTHVGSYGRDLKPRMTFAKALDQILKETHTIRLKVSSLEPTTLTPEFIKVVGENSRIVPHFHIPMQSGSDDVLRRMNRKNKAQNFNERIMALSKTQDNVCIGTDVIVGFCGETEQDFMQSYEALKNLPISYFHVFPYSGRPGTRAEKVFTDDVDPQVKKHRVKLLRDLSFLKQTEFYQRFEHTTEKILVEKKRDKEGYLQGQTTRYVRVKIKGHDRLQEKEVEVQLSQLDNKNTENIVFYADVL from the coding sequence ATGGCACAAAATACAAAAAAAACGCTTAAAACCTATACTTTTGGCTGTAAAGTCAACTGGTTTGATTCTGCGCAAGTGGAATCCGCAGTAAGTCAGTTTAAAAACTGGAATATTGATGCAAAAAGTAAAAACCCAGATGCAGTGGTTATTAATACTTGTACGGTCACTGAGTCAGCGGATAAACAGGCAAGACAGCTGATTAGAAAAGTGCACCGTGACACACCCAATGCTAAAATTATTGTTACAGGCTGCTATGCCGAGGCAGACGCTGATAGAATTAGCCAAATGCCAGGTGTAAGCGATGTTGTTGCCATAAAAGATAGACCCAAGATCAATGAGAGCTTAGGTTTGCCTAGTTTAACAGAAAATGATGCCTTTAAAACTCTGGCTCAGACCAGTCAAAGAACAAGAGCCTATTTAAAAATGCAAGATGGTTGTAATGCTTATTGCGCATTTTGTGTTTTGCCTTATGTGAGAGGAAGAAGTCGTTCTATTGATATAAAGACGCTTGTGGAACTTGCGCAATCCTATGAGCAACACGGTTATAAAGAAATGATTATCACCGGTACGCATGTTGGCAGTTATGGTAGAGACTTAAAGCCTCGTATGACCTTTGCCAAAGCTTTGGATCAAATTTTAAAAGAAACTCATACAATTCGATTAAAAGTCAGTTCTTTAGAGCCTACAACCTTAACCCCAGAATTTATTAAAGTGGTAGGAGAAAACTCAAGAATTGTTCCGCACTTTCATATTCCTATGCAAAGTGGCAGTGACGATGTCCTACGGCGGATGAATAGAAAAAATAAAGCACAAAATTTTAATGAAAGAATTATGGCTTTGTCAAAAACTCAAGATAACGTTTGTATCGGTACAGATGTGATTGTTGGTTTTTGTGGTGAAACTGAACAAGACTTTATGCAATCCTATGAAGCATTAAAAAATCTGCCGATCAGTTATTTTCATGTTTTCCCTTACTCTGGCCGTCCTGGAACTAGAGCAGAAAAAGTATTTACAGATGATGTTGATCCTCAGGTAAAAAAGCATAGAGTAAAGTTGTTAAGAGACTTAAGTTTTTTAAAACAAACAGAGTTTTATCAACGTTTTGAACATACAACAGAGAAAATTTTGGTGGAAAAAAAGAGAGATAAAGAAGGTTATTTACAAGGCCAAACCACACGTTATGTTCGCGTTAAAATAAAAGGGCATGATAGATTACAAGAAAAAGAAGTTGAAGTTCAGTTGTCGCAACTGGATAATAAAAATACGGAAAACATCGTTTTTTATGCTGATGTTTTGTAG
- the rnc gene encoding ribonuclease III translates to MKSIYKILSDICQIDIQENIVFEEALSHKSWLVENPVSYNDYERLEFLGDAVLNFIVSDLFYDQYPDKAEGDLTQFRSSVVNESVLGQAIEKLKINGLIKLGLGEERSGGHNKLSILSDVFESLLAALYLTHGIGAAKAFVINGLAEVLNNVDSVQFNKDFKTQLQEKTQKYFKILPIYNTLKSAGPDHDKTFTIKVHIKGYTFDGQGNSKKQAQQDAAQKALQQFARIKDGQS, encoded by the coding sequence ATGAAATCAATATACAAAATACTGTCTGATATTTGTCAAATAGACATCCAAGAAAACATTGTGTTTGAAGAAGCATTAAGTCATAAGTCTTGGCTGGTAGAGAACCCAGTATCTTACAATGATTATGAACGCTTGGAGTTTTTGGGAGATGCAGTTTTAAACTTTATTGTTTCAGATTTATTTTATGACCAGTACCCTGATAAAGCTGAAGGTGACTTAACGCAGTTTAGGTCATCAGTGGTGAATGAAAGTGTTTTGGGTCAGGCTATTGAAAAGCTTAAAATTAATGGTTTAATTAAGTTGGGCTTGGGTGAAGAAAGGTCCGGTGGGCACAATAAACTTTCTATTTTGTCTGATGTTTTTGAGTCCTTGTTGGCTGCTTTATACCTTACACATGGTATAGGCGCAGCTAAAGCTTTTGTTATAAATGGATTGGCAGAAGTACTCAATAATGTTGATAGTGTACAGTTCAACAAAGATTTTAAGACACAACTACAAGAAAAAACACAAAAGTATTTTAAAATTTTGCCCATTTATAATACTCTAAAAAGCGCTGGTCCCGATCATGATAAAACGTTTACTATAAAAGTTCACATCAAAGGTTATACATTTGATGGTCAAGGCAACAGTAAAAAACAAGCACAACAAGATGCAGCTCAAAAGGCTCTGCAGCAATTTGCAAGAATAAAGGATGGTCAATCGTGA
- the der gene encoding ribosome biogenesis GTPase Der: MKAFSIAIVGRPNVGKSTLFNRMIKSRRSIVHDQPGITRDVIMENVQLAGYNIELMDTGGLSSFSKRPNDTMLARVFDKAIHFIKQSDLVLFVVDGIVGLTEEDRVVAKDLRKLNIPIMLVVNKIDPGAMYRQESDFYALGFKDYFPVAAEHNYGISNVIEEIESQLKHIQHDQGKVSSEDKPLTSIKVALLGRPNVGKSTLFNRMLGEDRSIVSDVAGTTRDSINSDFIKNDTHWTFVDTAGIRKTSKIKKDNIEFYSVTRAKKAVDASDVIILMLNAEDNITTQDQKIAAYIMEQRKALLILANKWDEQPKGDSPRKDFREELYYRAPFLRFAEVKFISAKEGLGTGNLLSGIKSLYHKLNSVFSEEELKDAYKAIIAANPPKGPKAHILEFRRLSYRPNPAPTFFIRCNKRRYVPEALKKFWKNSLYHLFDLQGIPIKLVFHEHMLKNPEDFEETEVEV, from the coding sequence GTGAAAGCATTTTCAATTGCTATTGTTGGACGCCCCAACGTGGGAAAGTCAACACTGTTTAATCGAATGATTAAATCTCGGCGCTCCATCGTTCATGACCAACCGGGCATTACACGTGATGTTATTATGGAAAACGTGCAACTCGCTGGATATAATATAGAGCTTATGGACACGGGGGGGTTAAGTTCATTTAGTAAACGTCCCAATGATACAATGTTGGCTAGAGTTTTTGATAAAGCCATACACTTTATCAAACAAAGTGATTTGGTCTTATTTGTGGTTGATGGGATTGTTGGTTTAACAGAAGAAGATAGAGTTGTTGCTAAAGATTTACGCAAATTAAATATTCCAATCATGCTTGTGGTTAACAAAATTGACCCAGGAGCCATGTACAGGCAAGAAAGTGATTTTTATGCCTTAGGTTTTAAAGATTACTTTCCCGTAGCTGCAGAACATAATTACGGCATATCCAATGTTATAGAAGAAATTGAAAGTCAATTAAAACATATTCAGCATGATCAAGGCAAAGTCTCATCAGAAGATAAACCTTTAACTTCAATAAAAGTTGCCTTGTTGGGACGTCCCAATGTGGGAAAATCAACTTTATTTAACCGTATGCTGGGTGAAGATCGATCGATTGTATCGGATGTTGCTGGAACGACGAGGGATAGCATCAACTCTGACTTTATTAAAAATGATACACACTGGACTTTTGTGGATACCGCCGGCATCAGAAAAACATCCAAGATAAAAAAAGATAACATTGAGTTTTACTCAGTAACGCGGGCTAAAAAAGCGGTTGACGCCAGCGATGTTATCATCTTGATGCTCAATGCAGAGGATAATATTACGACTCAAGATCAAAAAATAGCGGCTTATATTATGGAACAGCGCAAAGCCTTATTAATTTTAGCCAATAAATGGGATGAGCAACCCAAAGGTGATAGCCCAAGAAAAGATTTTAGAGAAGAGTTGTATTACAGAGCACCTTTTTTACGATTTGCAGAGGTTAAATTTATCTCTGCAAAAGAAGGTTTAGGCACAGGTAATTTATTGTCTGGGATCAAGTCACTTTATCATAAGCTAAACAGTGTATTTAGTGAAGAAGAGCTTAAAGATGCCTATAAAGCTATTATTGCCGCAAACCCTCCTAAAGGTCCTAAAGCGCATATTTTAGAATTTAGGCGCTTATCTTATCGCCCCAATCCAGCACCAACATTTTTTATCCGTTGCAATAAACGCAGGTATGTTCCTGAAGCGTTAAAGAAATTTTGGAAGAACAGTCTGTATCATTTGTTTGATTTGCAAGGAATTCCCATTAAATTGGTGTTTCATGAACACATGTTAAAAAACCCTGAGGACTTTGAGGAGACTGAAGTTGAAGTTTAG
- a CDS encoding thrombospondin type 3 repeat-containing protein produces MINKLIYRYRVLGLIAFSITLLAIQNCARPLTYEGQSYLTDPDGDGVDSIYDNCPNVYNPAPQIDSDGNGIGDACDIAPVDLGTAFANAVLVSADIDSGSCQRRIVWEDLSNNESKFEIWIRYEQFEWDQNDEPSMVEYEYDIDSIYISDPSTAEQRSYIDDTPHSQMEGVYYKIITSYDDGSKKETNWLYSYDGC; encoded by the coding sequence ATGATCAATAAATTAATATATAGATACCGTGTTTTAGGACTTATAGCTTTTAGTATTACACTGTTGGCTATACAAAATTGTGCTCGTCCACTTACCTATGAAGGGCAGAGCTATTTAACCGATCCAGATGGAGATGGTGTCGATTCAATTTATGATAATTGTCCCAATGTGTATAATCCTGCGCCACAAATAGATTCAGATGGCAACGGAATAGGGGACGCCTGTGATATAGCGCCAGTAGATCTAGGTACAGCTTTTGCTAATGCAGTCTTGGTTTCTGCTGATATTGATTCAGGAAGTTGTCAAAGGCGGATTGTTTGGGAAGACTTATCCAACAATGAAAGCAAATTTGAAATTTGGATAAGGTACGAACAGTTTGAGTGGGATCAAAATGACGAGCCTAGTATGGTAGAATACGAATACGATATCGATAGCATTTATATTAGTGATCCCAGCACTGCTGAGCAAAGAAGCTATATTGATGATACACCTCACAGTCAAATGGAAGGTGTTTATTATAAAATAATCACAAGCTATGATGATGGGTCAAAAAAAGAAACCAATTGGCTTTATTCATATGATGGATGTTGA